Proteins from a genomic interval of Acanthopagrus latus isolate v.2019 chromosome 7, fAcaLat1.1, whole genome shotgun sequence:
- the aurkaip1 gene encoding aurora kinase A-interacting protein, producing the protein MFASKVVTRLSLLRRASCSLQAHGESLNGCVQSVLPVYCSSLQQKQRNYSTAADNTPPPRWIQLEPELEEALVPRKLSVSPLESWLSLRYSLPPLMESALPLEDVGLLEEKVLPPISVPVMEDGEGSVTPLECKNVLKIRRRKMNRHKYKKLQKRTKFLKRRVLEGRGKKKQKRFEEDLKRIWTRAGLKKAPEGWTTPKIFIKRHGNKD; encoded by the exons ATGTTTGCTTCAAAAGTTGTCACTCGTCTCAGTCTATTACGTAGAGCATCTT GTTCACTTCAAGCCCATGGGGAGAGTTTGAATGGATGTGTACAGTCAGTCCTTCCTGTTTACTGCTCTTCACTacagcaaaaacagagaaactactcaacagcagcagacaacaCACCTCCTCCCCGATGGATCCAACTTGAGCCAGAGCTGGAAGAGGCTCTCGTGCCGCGTAAACTGTCAGTAAGTCCTCTGGAGAGCTGGCTCTCCCTGCGCTACTCCCTTCCTCCCCTGATGGAATCCGCTCTGCCGCTGGAGGACGTAGGGCTGCTGGAAGAAAAGGTGCTGCCGCCCATCTCCGTCCCTGTTATGGAGGATGGGGAGGGTTCAGTGACACCCCTTGAATGCAAGAATGTTCTCAAGATCAGACGGCGGAAGATGAACCGGCATAAATACAAAAAGCTGCAAAAGCGGACTAAATTCTTGAAGAGGAGAGTGCTAGAGGGCCGGGGTAAAAAGAAGCAG AAACGATTTGAGGAGGATCTAAAGAGAATTTGGACCCGAGCCGGCCTGAAGAAAGCTCCGGAGGGATGGACTACGCCTAAGATCTTCATTAAACGCCACGGAAACAAAGACTGA